From a region of the uncultured Draconibacterium sp. genome:
- a CDS encoding VOC family protein has protein sequence MQSNAVGWFEVPVTDMNRAIKFYETVLDVKLDRNQMGPFDMAWFPMTDESYGSAGSLVCHPDFYKPSAEGVVIYFTAHSGDLSNELSRVEEAGGQVLQPKTKISDEYGFMALFIDSEGNRIALHSRE, from the coding sequence ATGCAAAGTAATGCTGTAGGCTGGTTTGAAGTGCCGGTTACCGACATGAACCGGGCCATAAAATTTTACGAAACGGTATTAGATGTAAAACTCGACCGCAACCAAATGGGACCATTTGATATGGCATGGTTCCCGATGACGGATGAAAGTTACGGCTCTGCCGGATCGCTGGTATGCCATCCCGATTTTTATAAGCCATCGGCCGAAGGTGTTGTTATTTATTTTACGGCGCACTCGGGCGACCTGAGTAATGAACTTTCGCGTGTTGAAGAAGCAGGAGGTCAGGTGCTGCAGCCCAAAACAAAAATCTCGGACGAATATGGTTTTATGGCCTTGTTTATCGACAGCGAAGGCAACCGGATAGCTTTGCACTCAAGGGAATAG